A region of Marnyiella aurantia DNA encodes the following proteins:
- a CDS encoding phosphatase PAP2 family protein, with translation MTTQFYFMTPPTTNSSPLILISRFISNFFNPLTSLFLYYVYYSYLHYGWQQALLEFLPILFILILPITIWIYWNVKKGNYTNMDVSNRNQRKSLYMIIALALLLYVAINYLMDGQIDLTILFLFVLLIMMQISNFYIKSSMHTALNFYAAALFYTFDSPVGLIWCGIAILVGITRVVLKRHTVSEVLMGTALALTASFAYLYTDNLLNAGV, from the coding sequence TTGACTACGCAGTTCTATTTTATGACCCCACCTACCACAAACTCATCGCCGCTGATCCTCATTTCCAGGTTCATATCCAATTTTTTTAATCCGCTCACCTCACTGTTCCTGTATTATGTATATTACAGTTATCTGCATTACGGCTGGCAGCAGGCACTCCTGGAGTTTCTGCCTATCCTCTTCATTTTAATCCTGCCCATAACCATCTGGATTTACTGGAATGTTAAGAAAGGAAATTACACCAATATGGATGTATCCAACCGCAATCAGCGGAAGAGCCTTTATATGATTATCGCGCTGGCGCTGCTCCTTTATGTTGCAATAAATTACCTTATGGACGGACAGATTGATCTTACCATACTCTTCCTTTTTGTACTCCTGATCATGATGCAGATAAGCAATTTTTATATTAAAAGCTCCATGCATACTGCCCTGAACTTTTACGCTGCTGCACTCTTTTATACGTTTGATTCACCTGTAGGACTCATTTGGTGCGGAATTGCCATTCTGGTGGGAATTACACGGGTAGTCCTGAAGAGACATACCGTCAGCGAAGTCCTGATGGGTACTGCGTTGGCTCTCACGGCATCTTTTGCCTATCTTTATACCGACAACCTGCTGAATGCGGGTGTATAA
- a CDS encoding BlaI/MecI/CopY family transcriptional regulator, whose translation MNINSLTTAEEKLMTVLWKLNSFYMKNVMEEHPEPKPHQNTVSTYLKILVEKGYLTTEKEGRIFKYSVVIPYEDYRSFVLRNFLKQFCNNSTEELIGLLEDEKMLQPQVVKSKVKPVSTPEKKKKKQRFKIADEILKSAKKKKKKKK comes from the coding sequence ATGAACATAAACAGCCTGACTACCGCCGAAGAAAAACTGATGACCGTACTGTGGAAACTAAACTCTTTTTATATGAAGAATGTAATGGAGGAACATCCTGAGCCTAAACCTCATCAGAACACGGTTTCCACCTATCTAAAAATACTGGTTGAAAAGGGTTATCTCACAACTGAAAAAGAAGGAAGGATCTTTAAATACTCCGTGGTCATTCCTTATGAGGATTACCGGAGTTTCGTACTGAGGAATTTCCTGAAGCAGTTCTGTAACAACTCAACAGAAGAATTGATTGGCTTGCTTGAGGACGAAAAAATGCTGCAGCCACAAGTAGTGAAATCTAAAGTAAAACCAGTTTCGACACCTGAGAAGAAAAAAAAGAAGCAACGCTTTAAGATTGCCGATGAAATCCTGAAATCGGCAAAGAAGAAAAAGAAAAAGAAAAAGTAA
- a CDS encoding DUF4153 domain-containing protein — protein MKQKLIQIWGLAGDTLFRYPLIITMAVIAAVSAVTAIEHGGPENSFWVTKLIITSCLGISLLFGAKMLAQRIGKGLVLETAVLVFLTGFYFFLPAKEKDFTEMYAFILIPTFILSHLLVSFIPFIRKSKELNFWQYNKNLFINLFQTAVFTGVLTGGVMLAILAVDQLFDLALDELLYPKTLAVLSITGSCFIFLLFNGRGLSQLERDDKYPQILKFFTQYVLIPLLFIYVIILYFYSAKILINWELPRGWVSYLIIAYSVIGIFALLLVFPLKEDGKKSWVKGFSRAFYYTLAPLIILLFTAVFTRILEYGYTEPRYYVLLIAVWLTIVVIYYIIFKNGSIRFIPVSLFTLGLFSLVLPYFNALAVSKRSQQNELTGLLATNNLLVNGKIDFSKKIPSKTVSEIADKFNFLYQRGNRTLLYHYMDKSQLSSLERSEESQPFRNINGMVSGFFKNVAPEISTDKRREIYSPVKAYSTEGYQYVVKLNSFENPHEDNSLSVNGDRIIFSNSQDRKNQILELKVNGDETFDLLPFIKNKIAQYPAHTERIAVGEISTIADFKKYQIKVIFLNLSCDGANPNRYYFTDAFMLIKVK, from the coding sequence ATGAAACAAAAATTAATACAAATTTGGGGCCTGGCCGGTGACACCCTTTTCCGGTATCCACTGATTATTACAATGGCTGTTATTGCAGCAGTATCAGCGGTGACGGCAATTGAACATGGAGGTCCGGAAAACAGTTTCTGGGTTACTAAGCTCATAATTACTTCCTGTTTGGGTATTTCTCTGCTGTTTGGTGCAAAGATGCTGGCTCAGCGGATTGGGAAAGGTTTGGTGCTGGAAACTGCAGTTTTGGTTTTTCTGACAGGCTTTTATTTTTTTCTGCCTGCAAAGGAGAAGGACTTTACAGAGATGTATGCCTTTATCCTGATCCCGACATTTATCCTGAGTCATTTGCTTGTCTCTTTTATTCCCTTTATAAGGAAAAGTAAGGAATTGAACTTCTGGCAATACAATAAGAATCTTTTTATCAATCTTTTTCAAACCGCTGTCTTTACCGGTGTCCTTACGGGTGGTGTGATGCTGGCCATACTTGCTGTAGACCAACTTTTTGATCTTGCGCTTGATGAACTGCTCTATCCAAAAACCTTAGCTGTTTTGTCTATTACAGGCAGCTGCTTTATATTCCTGCTGTTTAATGGTCGCGGTTTATCTCAACTGGAAAGAGATGATAAATATCCGCAAATCCTTAAATTCTTTACACAGTATGTACTTATTCCGCTGCTCTTCATTTATGTGATTATCCTTTATTTCTATTCCGCAAAGATCCTTATCAATTGGGAACTTCCCCGGGGATGGGTTTCCTACCTCATCATTGCTTATTCTGTTATCGGCATATTTGCCCTTCTGTTGGTATTCCCGCTAAAAGAGGACGGCAAGAAGTCCTGGGTTAAAGGTTTCAGCAGGGCCTTCTATTATACTCTGGCTCCACTCATCATCCTGCTTTTCACAGCTGTTTTCACCCGGATTCTGGAGTACGGTTATACGGAACCCCGTTACTATGTGCTGCTTATCGCTGTTTGGCTTACAATAGTAGTCATTTATTATATCATTTTTAAGAACGGAAGTATCCGGTTTATTCCTGTATCACTTTTCACATTAGGTCTCTTTTCCCTTGTCCTGCCTTATTTCAATGCACTGGCTGTATCTAAAAGGAGCCAGCAAAATGAGCTTACCGGTCTTTTGGCAACCAATAATTTATTGGTGAACGGCAAGATTGACTTCAGCAAAAAAATACCTTCCAAGACAGTAAGCGAGATCGCCGATAAGTTTAACTTTCTCTACCAGAGGGGCAACCGCACTCTACTATATCATTATATGGATAAATCACAGCTCAGTTCTTTAGAACGAAGCGAAGAAAGCCAACCGTTCAGAAATATTAACGGAATGGTGTCAGGATTTTTTAAAAATGTAGCACCCGAAATAAGCACAGATAAACGCCGGGAGATTTACTCACCTGTTAAGGCATACTCAACTGAAGGTTATCAATATGTTGTCAAACTAAACAGTTTCGAAAATCCCCATGAGGACAATTCTTTATCTGTTAATGGTGACCGGATAATTTTTTCCAACAGTCAGGACAGAAAAAACCAGATTCTGGAACTGAAGGTAAACGGCGATGAAACCTTCGATCTTCTGCCATTTATAAAAAATAAGATAGCTCAGTATCCTGCACACACGGAGCGCATTGCCGTAGGAGAAATCTCAACCATCGCGGATTTTAAAAAATATCAGATCAAAGTAATATTTTTAAACCTTTCCTGTGACGGGGCCAACCCAAACCGATATTATTTCACGGATGCGTTCATGCTGATTAAGGTTAAGTAG
- a CDS encoding acyl-CoA thioesterase has product MNYHTRKWIKPEDLNPNHTLFGGKLLQWIDEEAALYAIVQLETPRCVTKYISEINFISSARQGDIIEIGIEATSFGHTSITLACHVRNMMTRQTIITIDRITFVGVNEDGKPTRHGKTKIEFISDRLKDKL; this is encoded by the coding sequence GTGAATTATCATACAAGAAAGTGGATTAAACCCGAAGACCTGAACCCAAATCATACGCTGTTCGGCGGAAAACTTCTGCAGTGGATAGACGAGGAAGCCGCACTTTATGCTATTGTACAGCTGGAAACGCCGCGTTGTGTTACCAAATACATTTCCGAAATCAACTTTATAAGTTCTGCCCGCCAGGGTGATATCATTGAGATTGGGATAGAGGCCACCAGTTTTGGCCATACTTCTATTACGCTGGCCTGCCATGTAAGGAATATGATGACACGCCAAACGATCATTACCATAGACAGGATTACTTTTGTGGGCGTAAACGAAGACGGGAAACCAACCAGGCACGGAAAAACTAAGATTGAATTTATTTCCGACAGACTCAAGGATAAATTATAA
- a CDS encoding helix-turn-helix domain-containing protein: protein MQIFIKNMVCDRCIAAVQSIFDDLTIPVEHIHLGSAETAADLDESELTALQQQLEMQGFGLLKTNAEKLTEQIKNEIILLIAGLDIREDFVLSEFLAAQFHKHYTVISKTFSQQENMTLEQYFIHQKIEKVKELLIYNELTLTEISNRLGYRSVQHLSSQFRNITGYSPTAFKSKDLPQRIPLDKI from the coding sequence ATGCAGATATTCATTAAAAACATGGTTTGTGACCGCTGTATCGCAGCAGTGCAAAGTATTTTTGATGACCTTACTATTCCGGTGGAACATATTCATCTGGGAAGTGCAGAAACTGCTGCAGACCTGGATGAATCTGAACTGACCGCTCTGCAACAGCAACTGGAAATGCAGGGTTTTGGACTTCTGAAGACCAATGCAGAAAAACTCACAGAGCAGATAAAAAACGAGATTATTCTGCTGATTGCGGGACTGGATATTCGGGAAGATTTTGTCCTTTCTGAATTCCTTGCAGCGCAGTTCCATAAACACTATACCGTCATTTCAAAAACATTCTCCCAGCAGGAAAACATGACACTGGAGCAGTACTTTATCCATCAGAAAATAGAAAAAGTGAAGGAACTGCTGATATATAATGAGCTGACGCTTACTGAAATTTCCAACAGATTAGGTTACAGGAGTGTGCAGCATCTTTCTTCCCAGTTCAGAAATATAACAGGATACAGTCCAACAGCTTTTAAGTCAAAAGACCTTCCACAGCGCATACCTTTGGATAAAATCTGA
- a CDS encoding copper-transporting P-type ATPase produces MENQHKKQNHIHPSERISPSSVYYCPMECEGEKVYFSPGKRCPVCNMFLVPIEERADYRDKPQTFSKTNLPESFSEKVGEYFCPMFCETDKTYGSDVGCPVCHMHLEKITADLLQNAAGSIIDHNSANTDHRAESTVPNAGNAGKYYCPMFCEGDKLYDSNVGCPVCGMDLVQIPGAAVGGEDKTYETLKKKFITSLVFTVPVFILSMGGMLISFPFSHRVQAILELLLTLPVLFYSGWFLMKRGWVSFKTWNLNMFSLIALGIAAAFLFSLVALATPGIFPHEMTHSGSIPLYFEAVCVILTLVILGQLLEAGAHKKTGSAIKELMNLSPDQATLMLNGQETNVSLADVKIGDLLKVKPGEKIPVDGKVTEGASSIDESMISGEPIPVEKNEGDRVNSGTINGNGVFIMEAEKVGDETLLAQIIKMVHDASRSRAPIQKLVDKVSRVFVPTVIAISVLTFICWLIWGGENRITMAFLNSVAVLIVACPCALGLATPMSLMVGIGKGAKNGILIRNAEALEQMQKVEVLITDKTGTLTEGKPSVDGIFAVNKYSREEILKFAAALNSNSEHPLAAAVLRAHKDGQAAELEATSVQHFENIAGKGLKAEINSEVVLLGNAALLQQFGVTLPKQASDYAAEHQRQAKTVSFLAKGIEVLGVLSFSDRIKPASPDAVNYLQQHGIKVIMLTGDNEHTAQAVANELGIAEHHGAQLPGDKLNYIKKLQESGKVVAMTGDGINDAPALAQSDVGIAMGTGTDVAIESAEITLLKGDILGVAKARILSEQLLKNIRQNLFFAFVYNIFGIPIAAGLLYPFFGILLSPMIAAAAMSLSSVSVILNSLRLNSVDINIKKS; encoded by the coding sequence ATGGAAAATCAACATAAAAAGCAAAATCATATTCATCCCTCAGAAAGAATATCACCCAGTTCCGTCTATTATTGTCCTATGGAATGTGAGGGCGAAAAAGTTTACTTTTCCCCCGGGAAACGCTGTCCGGTCTGCAATATGTTCCTGGTACCTATAGAAGAACGTGCCGATTACCGGGATAAGCCACAAACATTTTCTAAAACCAACCTTCCGGAAAGTTTCAGTGAAAAAGTTGGGGAGTATTTCTGTCCGATGTTTTGCGAAACAGACAAAACCTATGGTTCAGATGTTGGATGCCCGGTCTGCCATATGCACCTAGAGAAAATTACAGCTGATTTACTACAAAATGCCGCAGGAAGCATAATTGACCATAATTCGGCAAATACGGATCATCGTGCTGAATCTACGGTACCTAATGCCGGCAATGCGGGGAAATACTACTGTCCAATGTTTTGTGAGGGCGATAAACTGTATGACAGCAACGTGGGATGTCCCGTTTGTGGCATGGACCTCGTGCAGATTCCGGGGGCTGCGGTGGGAGGAGAGGACAAAACATACGAAACTTTAAAGAAGAAGTTTATTACCTCACTGGTCTTCACCGTACCTGTTTTTATTCTGTCAATGGGCGGCATGTTGATCAGTTTTCCATTTTCGCACCGGGTGCAGGCCATATTGGAGCTGTTATTAACCCTGCCGGTCCTCTTCTATTCAGGATGGTTCCTTATGAAGCGTGGCTGGGTTTCCTTCAAAACATGGAACCTTAATATGTTCAGTTTGATCGCACTTGGAATAGCTGCGGCTTTCCTGTTCAGTTTGGTTGCACTGGCTACACCCGGAATCTTTCCTCATGAGATGACGCATAGCGGAAGTATCCCACTTTATTTTGAAGCTGTATGTGTCATTCTTACACTTGTGATTTTGGGTCAGCTGCTGGAGGCGGGGGCGCATAAAAAAACCGGCAGTGCTATTAAAGAACTGATGAACCTGTCTCCTGATCAAGCTACCCTGATGTTGAATGGCCAGGAAACAAATGTATCACTTGCCGATGTTAAAATTGGAGATTTGCTGAAGGTGAAGCCGGGTGAAAAAATTCCTGTTGACGGAAAAGTAACTGAAGGTGCTTCAAGCATTGATGAAAGCATGATTTCCGGCGAACCGATACCTGTTGAAAAGAATGAGGGCGACCGCGTAAATTCCGGCACCATCAACGGTAACGGCGTATTCATAATGGAGGCCGAAAAAGTTGGAGATGAAACGCTTCTGGCGCAAATCATAAAGATGGTTCATGATGCAAGCCGCAGTCGGGCTCCAATCCAGAAACTTGTAGATAAGGTTTCCCGTGTGTTTGTTCCCACTGTAATTGCGATTTCTGTACTTACCTTTATATGCTGGCTGATCTGGGGAGGCGAAAACAGAATTACCATGGCTTTTCTGAATTCCGTAGCCGTGCTCATTGTTGCATGTCCCTGTGCATTGGGACTGGCCACGCCGATGAGCCTAATGGTAGGTATTGGTAAAGGCGCGAAGAACGGTATCCTGATCAGAAATGCGGAGGCCCTGGAGCAGATGCAAAAAGTTGAGGTTCTGATCACTGATAAAACAGGCACTCTAACTGAAGGAAAACCGAGCGTAGACGGAATCTTTGCAGTAAATAAATACAGCAGGGAGGAAATCCTGAAATTTGCTGCTGCACTTAACAGCAATTCCGAACATCCATTGGCCGCAGCGGTCCTTAGGGCGCACAAAGATGGGCAAGCAGCGGAATTAGAAGCCACTTCAGTTCAACATTTTGAGAATATTGCCGGCAAGGGTCTGAAGGCTGAAATAAACAGCGAGGTTGTTCTCCTTGGAAACGCTGCCCTTCTACAGCAATTTGGTGTGACTTTACCGAAGCAGGCATCTGACTACGCTGCTGAACATCAGCGACAGGCAAAAACGGTTTCTTTCCTGGCAAAAGGTATTGAAGTCTTAGGAGTCCTGAGTTTTTCAGACCGGATTAAACCTGCTTCACCAGATGCTGTGAACTATCTGCAGCAGCACGGAATTAAAGTCATTATGCTGACGGGCGATAATGAACATACTGCACAGGCCGTAGCGAATGAGCTTGGCATCGCAGAACATCACGGAGCGCAATTGCCCGGGGATAAACTTAATTATATTAAAAAACTTCAGGAAAGCGGAAAAGTGGTGGCAATGACTGGTGACGGAATCAATGATGCCCCGGCACTTGCACAGTCGGATGTTGGCATTGCCATGGGCACCGGAACCGACGTGGCAATAGAAAGTGCTGAAATCACACTGCTGAAAGGCGACATCCTGGGCGTGGCAAAAGCCCGGATCTTAAGTGAACAGCTCCTTAAAAACATCAGGCAAAACCTATTTTTCGCTTTTGTATACAATATTTTTGGCATCCCGATTGCAGCGGGATTACTTTATCCCTTCTTCGGTATTTTATTGAGTCCAATGATCGCAGCTGCGGCAATGAGCTTAAGTTCAGTATCCGTTATTTTAAATTCATTAAGGTTAAATTCTGTTGATATCAATATAAAAAAGTCCTAA
- a CDS encoding ferritin-like domain-containing protein produces the protein MAKKTTNGKVAAKADAADKLKDFMVDGMKDLYWAEKALVKNLPKMAKNATSKKLKDAINLHLEETREQVNRLEAAFKALKLKPEAVKCDAMDGLIKEAAGILEETEPGAVRDAGIIAAAQKVEHYEIASYGTLATYAKLLGNKEVMELMLTTLREEKACDKDLTKLAKSEINLKAK, from the coding sequence ATGGCTAAGAAAACAACCAATGGAAAAGTAGCTGCAAAAGCTGATGCGGCAGACAAACTAAAAGATTTTATGGTAGACGGCATGAAAGACCTTTACTGGGCTGAGAAAGCTTTGGTAAAAAACCTACCGAAAATGGCAAAAAATGCCACCTCGAAAAAACTGAAAGATGCAATCAACCTACACCTGGAAGAAACCAGGGAGCAGGTAAACAGGCTGGAAGCAGCATTTAAGGCTTTAAAATTGAAGCCTGAAGCTGTAAAATGCGACGCAATGGACGGCCTTATAAAGGAAGCAGCTGGTATTTTGGAGGAAACCGAACCTGGTGCAGTACGTGACGCAGGTATCATTGCAGCAGCTCAAAAAGTGGAACACTACGAAATCGCGTCCTATGGCACGTTGGCCACTTACGCCAAACTTCTCGGAAATAAAGAAGTAATGGAGCTTATGCTTACTACTTTGAGGGAAGAAAAAGCCTGTGATAAGGACCTGACTAAACTGGCAAAATCCGAGATAAACCTAAAGGCAAAATAA
- a CDS encoding type 1 glutamine amidotransferase domain-containing protein: MSNLENKKIAVLATDGYEQSELDSPVEALRSAGAEVKIISLKSGKIKAMKDHEWSTSVNVDHMVKDVKADDFNALLLPGGVINPDSLRADQDAVKFVKDFFTQNKPVAAICHGPQTIINAEEVKGRKMTSYNAISKDLINAGANWVDEEVVTDGNLTTSRKPDDLPAFNERIVQEFAK; the protein is encoded by the coding sequence ATGTCAAATTTAGAAAACAAAAAGATTGCAGTATTAGCGACAGACGGTTATGAGCAGTCCGAACTGGACAGCCCCGTAGAAGCACTTAGATCTGCCGGCGCTGAGGTTAAAATCATTTCCCTTAAATCAGGGAAGATTAAGGCGATGAAAGACCACGAATGGAGCACATCTGTCAATGTAGATCATATGGTAAAAGATGTTAAGGCTGATGATTTTAATGCATTGCTACTACCGGGCGGCGTAATAAATCCCGACAGTTTGAGGGCAGACCAGGATGCGGTAAAGTTTGTGAAGGATTTCTTTACGCAGAATAAACCTGTGGCAGCGATCTGCCATGGACCTCAAACCATTATTAATGCGGAGGAAGTGAAAGGACGCAAAATGACTTCGTATAATGCCATCTCCAAAGACCTTATTAATGCAGGTGCAAATTGGGTTGATGAGGAAGTGGTAACAGACGGAAATCTTACCACAAGCCGGAAACCGGATGATCTTCCCGCTTTTAATGAGAGGATTGTTCAGGAATTCGCTAAATAA
- a CDS encoding DUF72 domain-containing protein codes for MINNVFVGCAGFTGRDWKGFFFPEGLAGKDELTYYSSRFNAVEINSTFYRKPRGTTLENWYNRTNDGFKFFIKIPKDFTHIRRMVETAPDTLDFCNYITDGIREKLAGFLYQFPPGFHYNKQNLDLILQGIPAGFISVVEFRHESWWNSDAAKILADRGIVFAGVSYPGKIPDDVITVHPNMAYYRLHGVPIMFKSEYSEDFLSDILQNVKASGREFYVFFNNTWGTAALKNALHLNNLLQ; via the coding sequence ATGATAAATAATGTTTTCGTCGGCTGCGCCGGCTTTACCGGACGAGACTGGAAAGGATTCTTCTTTCCGGAAGGTTTGGCAGGCAAAGATGAACTTACTTATTATTCGTCAAGGTTTAACGCAGTAGAAATCAATTCCACATTTTACCGTAAACCCCGTGGAACAACACTTGAGAATTGGTATAACCGGACGAATGACGGGTTTAAGTTTTTCATAAAGATTCCGAAAGATTTTACCCATATCAGGAGAATGGTTGAAACGGCGCCGGATACGTTGGATTTCTGCAATTATATTACGGACGGAATCCGCGAAAAGTTAGCGGGCTTCCTGTACCAGTTCCCGCCAGGTTTCCATTACAATAAACAAAATCTCGATTTAATCCTGCAGGGTATACCTGCAGGATTTATCAGTGTAGTGGAGTTTCGTCATGAATCTTGGTGGAACAGCGATGCAGCAAAAATTCTTGCAGACCGCGGAATCGTGTTTGCCGGTGTAAGCTATCCCGGTAAAATTCCTGATGATGTGATCACTGTTCATCCGAATATGGCTTATTACAGGTTACACGGAGTCCCAATAATGTTTAAGTCTGAATACAGCGAAGATTTCCTTTCTGATATTCTACAGAATGTTAAAGCCAGTGGCCGTGAATTCTATGTTTTTTTCAACAATACGTGGGGAACTGCAGCGTTAAAGAATGCTCTTCACCTAAATAACTTATTACAGTGA
- a CDS encoding SIR2 family NAD-dependent protein deacylase, protein MKKNLVVLSGAGISAESGVRTFRDSNGLWENHRVEDVASPEGFERNPQLVLDFYNERRRQLNAVQPNEAHRLLAELEQDFNVRIITQNVDDLHERAGSSNVLHLHGELKKVRSVLPGSEPMEWTADLNIGDTDSRGNQLRPHIVWFGEEVPEMAAAEKIVELADLFLLIGTSLQVYPAAGLLHYIPGDCELFVIDPHLTLNITNADNFYRTTATEGMRLLLPRLRKIRN, encoded by the coding sequence GTGAAAAAGAATCTGGTTGTACTCTCAGGTGCTGGGATTTCAGCCGAAAGCGGAGTCCGGACTTTTCGTGACAGTAACGGTTTGTGGGAAAATCACCGCGTTGAAGATGTTGCTTCACCTGAAGGTTTTGAACGTAACCCACAACTTGTCCTTGACTTTTATAATGAAAGGCGGCGACAGCTGAACGCCGTTCAACCTAATGAAGCACACAGGTTATTAGCCGAACTTGAGCAGGATTTTAATGTGCGGATTATAACTCAGAATGTTGATGACCTTCATGAACGTGCCGGCTCAAGTAATGTGCTGCACCTGCATGGGGAATTGAAAAAAGTAAGGTCCGTACTGCCAGGCAGCGAACCGATGGAGTGGACAGCGGATTTGAATATTGGAGATACAGATTCGCGGGGAAATCAATTAAGACCGCATATTGTCTGGTTTGGCGAAGAAGTTCCCGAGATGGCTGCGGCTGAAAAAATTGTAGAACTGGCCGACCTGTTTCTTCTGATTGGAACCTCACTGCAGGTGTACCCTGCAGCCGGCCTGCTTCATTATATTCCCGGCGACTGCGAACTTTTCGTCATAGATCCTCATTTAACGCTTAATATAACAAATGCCGATAATTTCTATCGCACCACCGCCACCGAAGGTATGCGCCTCCTTCTGCCAAGACTACGAAAAATACGTAATTAG
- a CDS encoding response regulator transcription factor, producing the protein MYRIKIAIVDDHKMVSKAIEDMISANPKYEVVYNCCNGDDFIASLTKRNMDPDVVLMDINMPFRDGVETTAWLHREKPKVKVVALTMEDNEHTIIRMMRAGAKGYLLKDMSPELLFEAIETVYSKGSFYTDYLTQRLMKVKNEEDTARNILDELKAKEKEFLRLACTEITYKEIADKMCMSPKTIDGYRDSVFAKMDVKSRVGLVLFALKHNMI; encoded by the coding sequence ATGTACAGAATTAAAATTGCAATCGTTGATGACCACAAGATGGTCTCCAAAGCTATTGAAGATATGATTTCCGCAAATCCTAAATATGAAGTGGTTTATAACTGCTGTAACGGAGACGATTTTATTGCAAGCCTTACTAAACGAAATATGGATCCGGATGTGGTGCTGATGGATATTAATATGCCATTTCGTGACGGTGTGGAAACAACGGCCTGGCTTCACCGCGAAAAACCTAAGGTAAAGGTAGTTGCGCTCACGATGGAGGATAATGAACATACCATAATCCGAATGATGCGTGCCGGTGCCAAAGGTTATCTTCTGAAAGATATGTCGCCGGAACTTCTTTTTGAGGCTATTGAAACTGTTTACAGTAAAGGCAGTTTTTACACCGATTATCTTACGCAGCGTCTTATGAAAGTGAAAAATGAGGAAGATACTGCCCGGAATATTCTGGATGAACTTAAGGCGAAAGAAAAAGAGTTCCTCAGGCTGGCGTGCACGGAAATCACCTACAAGGAGATTGCAGATAAAATGTGTATGAGCCCGAAAACTATAGACGGTTACCGGGACAGCGTATTTGCCAAGATGGATGTAAAAAGCAGGGTAGGACTTGTGCTCTTCGCACTAAAACATAATATGATTTAA
- a CDS encoding sensor histidine kinase, with the protein MKFEGAELLIIFSSLIILMVLIMMVLIYVGFLRKKSEMILQEQEKELKFAQELALSQIEMREQTLRYVGQELHDDIGQKLSVAKLLNNKLSSQLQLSEREFLKEINDLLGECISDIRNLSKTFISHHIEHIGLIESIEREVRRIKKLDFITVNYIHNVKEINIDPKHSLILFRIIQECVNNVLKHSRSKKLDIVLDDCIKTLEIRIIDQGIGIPENSGEDGSGLRNITNRAQVINADFTIDTVKDQGTEVKIVYPKI; encoded by the coding sequence ATGAAATTTGAAGGTGCAGAATTACTGATTATTTTTTCTTCATTAATAATCCTCATGGTGCTCATCATGATGGTTCTCATCTATGTGGGTTTCCTGAGAAAGAAGTCCGAAATGATACTTCAGGAACAGGAGAAGGAACTGAAATTTGCACAGGAACTGGCTCTTTCGCAAATAGAAATGCGGGAGCAGACGCTTCGGTATGTGGGCCAGGAACTGCATGATGATATCGGGCAGAAACTTTCCGTAGCCAAACTTCTAAACAATAAACTGAGCTCCCAACTGCAGCTTTCCGAGCGCGAATTCCTGAAGGAAATAAATGACCTTCTTGGCGAGTGCATCAGCGATATCAGAAATCTTTCCAAAACTTTTATATCACATCACATCGAGCATATAGGGTTAATTGAGTCTATAGAGCGCGAAGTGAGGAGAATTAAAAAACTGGATTTTATAACGGTAAACTATATCCACAACGTTAAGGAGATAAATATTGACCCAAAGCATTCCCTGATTCTTTTCCGGATCATACAGGAATGCGTAAATAATGTTTTGAAGCATTCGCGCTCCAAAAAGCTGGACATTGTACTGGACGACTGCATAAAAACACTTGAAATCCGAATCATTGATCAGGGAATAGGAATTCCTGAAAACTCCGGTGAGGACGGCAGCGGCCTTAGAAATATTACAAACCGTGCGCAGGTTATAAACGCCGACTTCACAATTGATACGGTGAAGGACCAGGGCACAGAAGTTAAAATTGTTTACCCGAAAATCTGA